In Monodelphis domestica isolate mMonDom1 chromosome 4, mMonDom1.pri, whole genome shotgun sequence, one DNA window encodes the following:
- the LOC100012424 gene encoding olfactory receptor 2AT4-like, with protein sequence MAHCSNQSIPSHKTVFILLGFPALQEAPLPLFFTFLALYTFIVVGNVLILVAVVGDPRLHKPMYFFLCNLSAVDILFTTTTVPKMLAMFRFQHNTISFEGCFLQMYSFHSLGVMESFILVVMAYDRYEAICHPLHYPVRMTPQANARLAASAWAMALIIPAPVMVETSQLEYTARATVEHCFCDHLAVVRAACQDAGTEQQTFVGFCIAMSVSLVPLFLVLFSYGKILASILRIASQEGRAKAFSTCTSHLMVVGTYYSSIAVAYVSYQMEMAIDLHVLSNVIYAILTPMLNPLIYTLRNKDVKEAIKTVFQHVFSHLKNP encoded by the coding sequence ATGGCCCACTGCAGTAACCAAAGCATACCATCTCATAAGACTGTCTTCATACTGCTAGGCTTCCCAGCTCTTCAGGAGGCACCTCTCCCACTCTTCTTCACCTTCTTGGCCCTATACACTTTCATTGTTGTGGGCAATGTATTAATCCTAGTGGCTGTGGTTGGAGATCCCAGGCTCCACAAGcccatgtatttcttcctctgcaaCCTCTCAGCTGTAGATATCCTCTTTACAACCACCACTGTGCCCAAGATGCTGGCCATGTTCCGCTTCCAACATAATACCATCTCCTTCGAAGGCTGCTTCCTACAGATGTACAGCTTCCATTCCCTTGGGGTCATGGAATCTTTCATCCTGGTAGTCATGGCTTATGATCGCTATGAAGCCATCTGCCACCCACTGCACTATCCTGTCCGTATGACTCCGCAGGCCAATGCCAGGCTGGCAGCAAGTGCCTGGGCTATGGCACTGATCATCCCCGCCCCAGTGATGGTGGAGACTTCACAGTTAGAATACACAGCCAGGGCCACAGTGGAGCATTGTTTCTGTGACCACCTTGCTGTAGTAAGGGCTGCCTGTCAGGATGCTGGGACTGAGCAGCAGACTTTTGTTGGCTTCTGCATTGCCATGAGTGTTTCATTGGTGCCTCTGTTCCTAGTTCTATTTTCCTATGGGAAGATCCTGGCTTCTATTCTAAGGATTGCCTCCCAGGAAGGTCGGGCCAAGGCCTTTTCTACTTGTACATCCCACCTTATGGTTGTTGGTACGTACTATTCATCCATTGCTGTGGCCTATGTGTCCTACCAAATGGAGATGGCCATTGACCTTCATGTGCTCAGCAATGTCATTTATGCCATCCTGACTCCCATGTTGAACCCCCTCATCTATACACTGAGGAACAAGGATGTAAAGGAGGCCATTAAGACAGTCTTTCAACatgtgttttctcatttgaagaaCCCTTAg